The Chionomys nivalis chromosome 4, mChiNiv1.1, whole genome shotgun sequence genome contains the following window.
AAGGTGTCCAGATGGGGTTTGGATGTTGTGGAAGTCCAGCTAGAACCTCTAGGGATGAGTGGACCATAAATTGCCTCCTACAGGGTCAGAGGAGGCAAGGGCAGGCTGACAGACCTAGAGCTCCTGGGGCCATCTTCAGGGCAGAGACAAAGCCTTGGCAAGGCGGGTCCAGAACCAGGACTTGGTGCAAGGGTTGGTATAGTCACAGATAGTGATGAACCGCAGGATACTGGGGAAGTCCTTCTTCATCGCCTTGTATTTGATGGGAATCAGCCGCTTCTGTTGGACACCTGGAGGCCGAACGGTGTGGTATTGGGACAAGGCCCCTGCCCTTTGATGGggcagaccctgtctccaaagcaaGGGATAACACCAGTGCCCCACCAGCTAGGTACCTATGGTACATATCACAACATAAAGAACTTTGCAGGTACACTCACTCAGAGATCTGGCATGCTTTGGTCCTGCATTCTTGGTCTGGAATTTTAAGGCtatacctcccctcccctccctgacaAAAGCAGGCCTAAACTTACCTGGAGAGAGACTGAGAGCAAACTTGGTCTGGAAATCGCACTCCTTGCTCTGTAAGTAATCATCAGAAACAACCACCACCATCCGGCGACACCTAAGGGAGAGCGGCAGAACGCAGGCATCCTGATGACTTCCTTCAGCTTACCCTCAGAAGCTAGCCTCTGGGAGGACCACAGTACCCAGGCTACCCAGCATAGAGTCCAGATGGCAGGGGAGTCCTAGCCTCTGAACCTCTGGACCTCACCCACCTGCCCACTGGGATGCCTCACCAACCTTTTCTCAATGAGCTCACTGGCAATGGACCAGACACAGGTGCCCGGCAGGACATCACGGTCAGACACACACAGCTTCAGCCGATAGTCTGTCTGTTCTAGCTGCCTGATCATCTCCTGCACAAACTCAATATCATTGGGGCAGTAGCAGATGAAGGCATCGAAAAGCTCTGGTGTTCGTCCTGAGGACAGGGGACAAGGGTAAAGGTCAGCCATCTGCAGGAAGGCTGGAAGGAGCCCAACCTGAAGTCATCCATTAAGGGAACCTGGGCCTGCACCCATCCCGAAGTGATGTCTTCCACATGCCCTTCCCACCAGTGAAAAGATAACTCCCTCCCACTGAAAGCTGGGTTAACTGTGATGGAGGCATGCCATTACGGTCTCAGAAGCACTCAGAGATTGGGCTGCTTTTATACCCATTTCTTGAATGGGGAAACCGAGACTCAGAAAGGAGGGACTTGCTCAAGGCCCTGGGGTCCATCTGTGTGTACTGCAATATCCATGCTCTGCACGCATCCCGGGGCTGTGGCCCACCTAGCCTATCCAGGGGAACAACACTCTACCCTCACCCAGCGGGTCGTCAAGAGTGGTGATGCCCTCCAGCTCCTTTGTTTGTGGGACACTGCTTTCCACTCTGGCCACCTGTAAGGGCTTCTCAGACTCCTGCATCTGCTGCTTCGTTATGTATTTCTTGCAGTCATTCTCTGTGGAGAAGAGATGGGGTGTAGAAGGCTCCCCAGTTGCCCAGGCTGCTGTATACACTCAGCATCTGCACCCTGTCTGTGTTCCACAACTGGTGCTGGACCTTCTCTAGTAGCCACTGGAGTCATGGACAGATCCGACAAACAAGCCATCCTGTCTGACTCTCCCAAAGTGGGCATCGGGGAGGCCAACGAAGTACAGCTGGCATCTGCTTCTCACGCATCATCCCGCATCCCATTTCCAAGGCTCTTGAAAAGGGCTACAAATCCGAGCGGGGGTGGGAAGGTGGAGGGTGCTTGAACCCCGAAGGGCTCAGGTTTCTGGTAAGTGCTCAGAGAGGGTGGTGACCCCCATCTAGCGAGATACCTGTGGGCAGGGGCATTGTGTTGAGTGTCCGTGAGGGGCAGAAAGGGCTTTAGTCCTTCACCTACTCTGTTGCTCCTGACACTACTGGGTGATCCCAGAGAAGCCGATCTTGATTCCTGGGCCCAATGCAAGGTCTTTGCCTAGACTCATTCCACACCCTAACTAGGGCTTTTGAACCCTCTCCCAATCCCTATGCTGTCCTGCATATTGACAGAAAATTCAaccatctctccctccctgcccagcacacctcagaaaaataaaacaagattgaTATGCCAAGGCCAGCCTCCTCGACCATTGGCGCAAAGTCAGAAAGCACGCGTCCTCACCGATGTGGGGCAACAGCTCCCGCAGTATATCCTCACGGTCCAGCGTGGCCAGCATCTCTAACAGTCTTCCGACCGTCGCGCCAGAGCGCCCCTGCCAGGCATCCAACAAACTGCCCGTGGGGTCAGGGCGCGTCTCCAGCTGTCGGATCTCCAAGTACTCGAAGCCCATCTCCTCCGCCAGCAAGGTCCAGTCGGCCGCCACCGGCATCCGGACATTCAAGAATAGCGAGAGACGGCGCCGCACTCCCACGTTGAGCGCGGCCAACGGTAGGGAGAACTTGGAGAAGTCCCGGGACACGGATCCCACGAGCGGGCCTCCCGCAGACATGGCGAGCCAGCCTGAGCTTCGGTGAGGTCCGGTCCGCTCGCCAGCcgagcttcctgcttcccctaAGGTTCCTGCCAGCCCCGCCTTCCCTCACTTTCCGAGAAGCTCCGCCCTTTGCTAGAATCTGGAGTCCCTGGCCCAAGAGCGCAGTTGGGGTGCCCCGCCACTGccctcggtgtgtgtgtgtgcgcgcgcgcgcatgcatcTGAACACAGGGCCTGAGCTCCACCCCATTCGTGTTTCTAACCTTTGCTTGACTCCCTTTGGAGGTGTGAGAACCTGGAAAAAGGTCTCTGGCTTCGGTCTCGTGACCTACAGACCTGTCCTGGTCGATCTGGTAGTGGTGGCAATGCATGGTGAGATGAATCCGTCTTGTTTAGGACATGAAGGAGTTACAGTCCTTTTGTACAGTAACCTGTGTTCTGGTaatgggaaggaagagacagacgTGACTTCGGAAGTGGCAAAGTGAAGCCACAATCTGCCCTCAGTCATCTGGTGCAAGCGGTGACTGCCTTTTAAAGGGGTAAGCCACAACCTTACCCGCGAGTTGGCATTTTAGGGCATCCTGTCCTTTGATATGAGGCAAATCCAGTTCTACCCTCCGGGGGTCTGCAAAAAGCCACGCGGACCTACCACCTTACTCTCTAATACTGAGGGTACAGTTTAGACCTAGGGAACCTTGTTTTTGCTAATTCAGTTAATCTATTTAGGTGTCAATCTCCAACTCAGGGTCTCCActctctccacccctctcccCGTCTTAGTAGAATTCCCAGGGGAATGTGTACACTAATGACATCACTAATGACATCATCCCAAGCAGATGTCACCTAAGCTGAAGACATGTGAAACACGCTACAGTTAGAACCTGCCTGCTTTTCCTCACATTTGTAAAATCGGTTCTTCATACCAACCAGGAAACAaaaattgctttgttttttgagcaaGCATCTGTGACAGTCCAACCCCGTCGGGGCCGAACTAGGCGCTGCAACATTATCTAAGtcctcggctctgggttttgggACGCCGGCCAGAACAGAGCAAATTTTGATGGGAGACTCGGAGTGTTTTTTCCAGCTCGCCCAGCAAAGGGAGAAGCCGTGTGCCGGGCTCCGCCTTCCCGCCTTTCGTGCTGCTGCGCGCTGAGCTCAGTGCTTTGGAGGAGGGGCACCCTTGAGGCTGTGCTCATCTTAGGAAACCAAAAGTTTGGGGTACCTCCTTTCCGTGTCTGCAAAAGGTTGCGCAAACTTAAGTTTCCAGTCTGTGTTTCTGGGAGAGGCTTAAGGGTGACATTCTGATTGGCCTCCGTAGAATTGGTGGGAGGGGCTTTTAGTGGAAAGAGCATCTCCGGAAGAGCCTTGGGCGGGGCTCCGGGGAGGGGTGGGTATCTGGGGCGTGCCCTCAAGCAGACTCCCCTTAGTCTAATTGGTTGTGTCTAGGAGTGGGCGGGCCCCTTGGGAGCCCCACCCCATCACTCGCGATCTTATTCTACCAGGGTTGTGATCAACTTTTAGGCCTCACTAGGTAGAGGCTGCCTGCGCCTGCGCTGGCGATCTCTTTTATTCTTCGAGCTCTGCACCCAGAACCCAGTCAAATCTTCGGGACCCACCTCTGCGATGCATCGACTGCAGATAGTGCTGGGACACCTGGCCGGCAGGCCCGAGTCGAGCTCCGCGCTGCAAGCCGCGCCCTGCTCCGCGGGCTTCCCGCAGGCCTCGGCCTCCGACGTGGTGGTGGTTCACGGACGGCGCACCCCCATCGGCCGTTCGGGCCGCGGCGGCTTCAAGGTGAGACCCCTCCGACGGGCGAGGGTCGCAGAAGGCGGCCAGTGCGATCTTGCCGTCTGGGCTACGGGAACCGCAGAGTCCCCGGGTGGGGATGCGGGAGCTGGGCTCACTGCCGCTGCACTTCGCCCTGCAGGACACCACCCCGGATGAGCTTCTGTCGGCCGTGTTGACCGCGGTTCTCCAGGATGTGAACCTCAGGCCTGAGCAGCTGGGAGACATCTCCGTGGGTGAGCTCACCTGCCAGGCCCGCGCCGGGTCCTCCTCGTCCTCCCTTCCGGGGGCCTCCCCTTCTCACCGCGAACCCGGGTTTTACAGAGCAACACTTGACAGACTCCACTTATTTCAGTTGGATGATCCCTTGATGGCCTGTGCTCCACCTCCAAGCGCAGCAGCTAGCTGAGTGGCGGTAGAAAGCAAAATGCCCTGTAGGAGATACTTTAAAGCTTCGATTCTCAATCCGTGGGTCGCGACCCCTCCTAGGACCatcgggaaaacacaaatatttactttacgcttcataactgtagcaaaattacagttatgaagtagtaacaaaataacagttgggagtcaccacaacatgaggaactgcgtTAAAGGGTGGCAGccttagaaaggttgagaaccactgctctaaagccCAGATGTTCCTGGAGACTCCAGGAGGTGGGAGGCCACGGTTCTCCACCTAAACCGACATTCTGTCTGTCAGCCCGGCTACAGGTGTAGACAGGGTTCACCCGACCTTGCCCTAACCCCCGCTTTTCCCTGAATTAGAACAACATCGTGTAGGACATGGTTCTATCCGGGGATGCCAGCCTGTTCCTCCTCCCGCGGTGACACAGGGCTTGGGGGAGGACACTTGGGGAGGCTAGTCATTGCAGACTCGCTTCCCTCCCCCACAGCCCTACTTCCCTCAGCTCAAGGCTCTGCACTGTGCCTCTTACCCTAGAGGCGCCCTCCTGTTGCAGGCGAGCAGGCCACCTGCCCAGCTTGTTGATGTGGAGGAACATGCCTTGGCACGCATGCGGGAGGCCCTCCAGCGCTGGGCTGCTGGGTGACGGGTGGTTGGTAGCTGGTTCCCCATTCACCAGACTCTTAACTTCTATAGTTTCACATGAGCCTGGGAACATCCCGAAGTGATCCTGAAGAAATATATGTACACTGACCTCTTTGGGACTCACAGCTGAAAGTCAGGATGCAAAACTTGGTACTGAGTGAGGTTTCTATCTACAGGCAATGTACTTCAGCCAGGAGCTGGGGCCGTCATGGCACGCATCGGCCAATTTCTGAGGTAATCCTTCTACctctggtgggtgggtggggggattCTAGCACCACTGAGCAGTCTGTAGGTGACAGGTTATCAGATTGGACACTAAATACCAAATCAACCGGAATCCTTGGGCCCAACTTTTCTCCCACTTTGAAGGGCATGTTACCTGGCCCACAGCCAGGACACCCAGGACTTTGAGACTGGGGCAAAGGTGGCCTGATTTTTTCCAAAGCCAACTTGCTGCTTAGCCTTTGGACATGTGGACTCTGTCTTCACATGTCAGGTAAATAATCCCATAACCACCTTGGTCCGTGACTTTGCTTCCATTCCTACGTGAGCTGCCTGAGGAGTCTGGGTGCAGACCCTGATCAGAAGCTTGAGGACAGCGGTGGGGATGGGGAAGCCAGGAGGAGCCCGCCGGCCCTTGTGTGGGTGGGGAAGCAGTAGTTAATGACTTCCATGTGTAGACTGAAGACCACCCTCCCTCAGGTGGATGAGacataaaagcaacactgctcaGTGTCAGAGTAGGGCAGAAAACAGAACCTCTAGAGACTAGGGGGAGTCAGACTTAGCCTGGGGTCGAGGGCCTTTCCATCCCTCTGGTAACTTTCCATTCTCACCGCTTCCCAGCTTGCCCACTTTgacttcccctccttcctctacccTGTCTGCCTCCTGTATGCACTACTCTGCCCATTCTGTCCCCTCTGTCCCCAGGCAGCCAACCCCTGCCCAAATATCTTTGGAGTCTGGCTCTCAAGTGTCAGAAGAGTGGCCTTCTTGTTCGGTGGGTTGCTGTGAGCCTCCCTGTGCTATGGCTTTGCCATCTGGCCCTGTAATTTGCATCTCTGGCagtggattgttttttttttttttttgcatattggttgggCATCCTCTGGGACCCAGTACTGCTGGTGTCTTAAACTCAACACAGTACCTTGTGCTTAGTACAAATTATTTGATGAAGACGTGGTGCCTTGCGGGAAGGGGCTTGATGAATGGGTAATTTGAAACTAAGAATGTAGCAAGCCTGGAAAGCTGTCGGTGGGAGCCTGGCCTGAGCGTTTCCAAGCCTGATTGTACAGCAGGAGCAGCAAGATTCTCAAGGAACTTCCTGAGCTCGTCTAAGGAGGCGCTAGAAATGAGGCTTTGTACTGTTGGCCAAGATGGGTTATCTACCCAGAGGGGCAGCCGAGGTCGCTGCCAGAGCTGAGCCCAGTGTCGAAGCCCCAGGAGTGCCCGGTACAAACATGCTGGAAGCACTCTTCATCTGGGCAAGAGCAGATTCTCAGAGAACTACACAGGCACACAGGTGTGTGAGTGCTGGTGAGTGAGGCCAGGTGGCGGAGATGGTTGGTGGCCTTGTCTGTGAGATCTCGCTCTAAGGCTGGTGGTCCGCCTCTGTGTGGGCAAAAGCAATGGCTACTTTCTTTTGTGAAGTCGTCAGAAGGTGAGGAAGAATGCCTGTGGCCCAAACAAGTGTCCCCTGCCTGGGTTTAGAGTCACAAGGTTGCAGGACATGTGCTTGGGGACCCTGGTTGCTAGTGGTCATAGTGACAGGGTTTGCCAGGTAGCTGACCCCTCCTTTACGTATGTCTACCCTGGTGGGGGCACGGACAGCTGTCATCCCTCCATGCACACTGCTATGTGCTGTAAGGGAGCCCTGTAGCCTCGTAGGGCCTGTTTTCTATGAGGCTGTGGCATGCTTAGGACTGGCTACATGTCCAGGGCTGACTGCCATCTCCCCTTCTGTTTCAGTGGCATTCCAGAGACTGTCCCATTGTCTACCGTCAACAGACAGTGTTCATCAGGGCTGCAGGCAGTGGCCAACATCGCTGGTGAGTTGTGACTGCCAGGGGCCCATAAGCATGCCcggggtttttattttgttgtgttgtgtttgaaacagggtttctctgtgaggctgtcctggaactcactctgtagaccaggctggcctggaactcggagATACTCCTGCATCTGCCAGagtactaagattaaaaacatgcaccatCACTATTGGCTCTGACCTTGGTTCTTGACCCCAGAGACCCTAGGCAGAGAGGCGTGAAGGAATACGCATTGTCAGACCCCAAGCCTTTCTGGGTGCTCCTGGGTCTTCTGTGAGGCTTTGGTGACTGTACCCCGAGAGCAGGGAGGGAATGGGCTGTGCTGCTCCAGGGCAGGCCCACTCTGGTCAAGGATGGTTATGAAGTGCTTTCATTGCAGGTGGCATCAGAAATGGGTCTTATGACATTGGCATGGCCTGTGGGTAAGATGGTCTTCCTGCTGGACCTTATTAACCAATGTAACAATCAAACTAATTTTCCTCTCCTCGATTCTGAGGggcatgattctcctgcccaccATGGCAGCTGGCTAGGTTGGGCTCCCAGAAATGTGTCCAGGAGTGGCCCAAGCTCTGGGCTGCTTGGGAATGGCCCAGTCTCAGCACCAGCCATAGAGAGAGTTGGTCTAAGGTAACCTGGGAATCCgccagagttgaaaatgtggccGAGCGTGCTGAGAGAGGGCTACACTTGAGAATGCCCTCAGTGTATTCTCCATGCCTGTTGAGAGAGGAATAGCAGTTTTGGTCCCCTGAACCCAGAGACACATAGAGCAGAGAACAGTGGTTCATCCTGTCCATCCGGCTAGAAGGAGACGGACAAGAAGATCTTAAGTTAGAAGCCATCCTAGAGCCAAGGACAGCTTTTATTGCATAACTATTTTACTAGTCTGTCCATTCTCTTGTCGCCAACCTGGAACTCGGGCTACAACTGGGTTCCGAGGGACAGATTGTTGGCTATCTGTTCTCTGTCACCACCTAGACTACAGTTTTACTTCTGCCTGTAGAAATTAACTTGGAAGTGGTTCCAAGGGAAGGCAGCATCTAGGGCCTAGACTTGGGGTATCTGAAGCTGGAAAGACATCTCGGGGAGGCCTTGGCATGGTCCGGGGCCAACAGCCTTTCCTATTCTCTGTGCAATGTTTTTATCAGGAAGCATAGCTGGCCTATGGTCAGGTCTTAGCTGCCCTTCACTGGATAATCCTAACCTGTGTGTCAGTAGGATAACAGCCAAAGTCCACAAACAGAGCCCGTGGTGGGCAAGGGTCACAGCCTGCCTGCCTTTTGCTGTCCTTTATGTTTGTCATAATGAGGACAGCAGATTTGGTGACTTGAGggaaatactgggattatagtcCCAGTCAGTTCGAGCACCCTAGTAGTGGAGACAAAGCAGGTGGTCCTGACTATCCCCTAGCCTTTGAGAGGGCAGCCTCTCTGGGGCCTCCTAGTTGAGGGTTATCCCCTAGTCTTTGAGAGGGCAGCTTGTCCGGGGCCTCCTAGCTGAGGGTTATCCCCTAGCCTTTGAGAGGGCAGCTTGTGTCCCAGGTTGGACAGCTGTGGGCAAATCCCTCCCCACTCAGACCTCACTGTCGTCATCTTTACAAGGAGACACCAATTCAGCTCTGTGAATGTTGCCATAAAACCAGCTAACCCCATGGGGTCTGTGTCATGTGGTGTCACCGTTTGGGAAGAGTTTGAGCTAATGACCGGGGAAGGACAAACACTCAGCTAAGGCCATCTGCTCTCATCGTGAAGCTTCACCCCCCACACCCCTTTTCTGAGCCCTGTACACCTAATCCCTGTCCATCCTCCCTGACTACTCCAGCCAGGTCTCCCTTTGATTGGCATTAACCTAAGgaattcctcccttccccctttgaCTTGGACGTAATGGAGAGCTTGACCTAACTCAGGGCATATGCCTTGAGCtgggggggtggggatgggtACCAGGAGGGGACCCTAGGGGCTGCCAGTTTCCTGCCTCACTGGCCGTGGCCCTGGGAGTGGGTCTGAAACAGTGACTGGGCTTGAGGGAGAGAGGCCCAGCTGCTCCGAAAGCTCCACCTGCCTCATGGCTATCATCTGCCTTCCTCAGGCTTCCTAGGCAGCTTACCACACTCCCTGGACTGCCTGAAATTCGCCCAGAAATTGCCATTCAGCTAGCCCTCCCTGGGGCTTCCTACTAGGGCTAAGACCACTCCTTCTCCTCAGGGTGGAGTCCATGTCCCTGTCTGAGAGAGGGAACCCTGGGAACATTTCCTCACGCCTGCTGGAGAACGAGAAGGCCAGAGACTGCCTGATTCCTATGGGGTGAGTgtccacaggtgtgtgtgtgtgtgtgtgtgtgtgtgtgtgtgtacacccagTCACTGTTCTGCCTGTCCTTGACCAGACACCAGAGATTTTCTCCTCTGTGGCTGGCAGTACTTAGCTTTGTCTTCTTCCTATGGGTGTCATATGTTCCATGGGAACTGGATAGGGGATCAACGCTGCCCTTGACTTCCCTTTCCTGAGACCTGCCTTCCCCCCACccactcaaaacacacacacacacacacacacacacacagtcctctcTGATTACACAAGTTTCCAAATGTAGCTCATCCTGCATGTCACTGAGATGCTATGTCTCAGGGAAGGCAGTGGTAGCAGGCCCCAAAGCCGTGGAGGTCTCAAGAGTTGAGAACATGGGTAGCTCGGGTTCCTATGTATGCCCGGGAGGGACTTGGGCCTGTGAGATGCAGTTTGAGGAATCtgttccatctctccagtgctttAGTACTGCAAACATGTCTGTGAGCTCTCCATAGTGTGTCAAGGGCAAAGGATTCTGGGGAGGCTGGCCATGTGAGGACTCCAAACTGACCTGGCTGTGTCTACATCCTGTGTTTCCAAGAGTAGCCTGGAAGCCACAGGTAAACAGGCCAGGTAGTACCCCCAGCCCTTGTCTTAGGGGCTGAGGCAACCCACCCAGGGGACAGTTCCTTCGTAGACCCCTAATTTAGGCTGCTATACCCTGTAAGAGGGTGTCTTTGAAGTGTGAACCTGTGAGCATCTCTTGACATGGGTGATCAATATCAGTGATTGACCAGGAGTCCCTGGAGCATGGACTGGAAACTCTGGCCTGGGTGCCCAGAGGTGCAAGCACAGGCCTTCAGTACAGCCCTGGCCCTCGGGCCAGCAGACCCACAGCCTCCTGCTTTGCTGTTTGTGTCTAGGATAACCTCGGAGAACGTGGCCGAGCGGTTTGGCATTTCACGGCAGAAGCAGGATGCCTTTGCTCTGGCCTCCCAACAGAAGTGAGTGCGGCTGGGGTGGGCTATCGATGGAGTGGAGAGTAGGTCATGGGGCCAACCTAGTAGTTTCAGGTAGAGCTTTCCCAAGGGACA
Protein-coding sequences here:
- the Myd88 gene encoding myeloid differentiation primary response protein MyD88 — its product is MSAGGPLVGSVSRDFSKFSLPLAALNVGVRRRLSLFLNVRMPVAADWTLLAEEMGFEYLEIRQLETRPDPTGSLLDAWQGRSGATVGRLLEMLATLDREDILRELLPHIENDCKKYITKQQMQESEKPLQVARVESSVPQTKELEGITTLDDPLGRTPELFDAFICYCPNDIEFVQEMIRQLEQTDYRLKLCVSDRDVLPGTCVWSIASELIEKRCRRMVVVVSDDYLQSKECDFQTKFALSLSPGVQQKRLIPIKYKAMKKDFPSILRFITICDYTNPCTKSWFWTRLAKALSLP